Below is a window of Halobaculum lipolyticum DNA.
CAGGGTTTCACCAGCACCTTCACCGCCTCGCGCTCGTCCATCATCCGGTAGCCCTCGGGCACGCCGTCGAGGTCGACCGTCTCGGTGAACACGGGCGCGGGATCGAGCGTCCCCTGCAACACGTCGGCCATCAGCTCCTCGGCGTACGCGCGGACCGGGGCGACGCCGCCGCGGAGGGCGACGTTGTCGCCGAAGAACGGGAACAGGTCGACGCCGCCGTCCATCCCGTGCGGGACGCCGACGTAGCCGACCGTGCCGCCGGGGCGGGCGACGCCGACGGCCGTCTCCATCGCGGAGGCGGCGCCGACGCACTCCAACACGTGGTTCGCGCCGCCGTCGGTGATCGCGAGCACCTCGTTCACCGCGGCCTCGCCGCGTTCGGCGACCGTGTGGGTCGCGCCGAACTCCTCGGCGATCCCGAGCCTGTCCTCGTGGTGGCCGACGGCGACGATGCGCTCGGCGCCCAGCCGGCGGGCGGCGGCGACGCCGCACAGCCCCACCGCGCCGTCGCCGACGACGACGGCGTCCTCGCCGGCCTCGACGCCGGCCGACAGCGCGGCGTGGTGGCCCGTCCCCATCACGTCGGTGAGCGGGAGCAGCGACTCGAGGGCGTCCTCGTCGTCGGCGTAGCGGTCGGGCACGCGGACGAGCGTCCCGTCGGCGTGGGTCGACCGAACGTACTCGCCCTGGGCGCCGCCGTTGGCGCCGCTCCAGCCGTCGCCGTTCGTACACGAGGTGTGCAGCCCCTTGCGACAGAACTCACAGGAGCCGCAGGAGATGGCGAACGGCGCGAGCACGCGGTCGCCCGGCTCGACCGAGCGGACCGCCTCGCCGACCTCCTCGACGACGCCCATCGGCTCGTGGCCGACGCCGGTGCCGGCGTCGCGGTCGCTCTCCCCGCGGTAGAACCACAGGTCCGACCCGCAGATGGCGGTGTGGGTCACGCGGACGATGGCGTCGGTCGGGTCCTCGATCTCGGGCTTGTCGACGTCCTCGACCCGGATGTCGCCGGGTCCGTGGAACACGGCTGCGCGCATGTCGTCGCGGACGGGCGCCGTCGGTTTCAACCCCCGCGTGGCGGCGAGGCGGTCGCCCGGTCCCGAACTCGCGTCGTCGACCGTCGACCGTCGACCGTCAGCCGTCGGCCGTCGACCGCCCGGCCGCGCGGCATCCAGGGGTCAGGCGGGGACCGGTCGGTGCCGTCCGCGAACCGTCACGGTCGCGTCGCAGTCGGGGCACGTGAGCGTCTCGCAGTGGGGTCGCTCTTCGACGACCCAGTCCCCGCCGGCGGGCGCGGCGTGACCGCACTCGGGGCAGAACAGGGTGTCCTTCG
It encodes the following:
- a CDS encoding zinc-dependent alcohol dehydrogenase family protein; this encodes MRAAVFHGPGDIRVEDVDKPEIEDPTDAIVRVTHTAICGSDLWFYRGESDRDAGTGVGHEPMGVVEEVGEAVRSVEPGDRVLAPFAISCGSCEFCRKGLHTSCTNGDGWSGANGGAQGEYVRSTHADGTLVRVPDRYADDEDALESLLPLTDVMGTGHHAALSAGVEAGEDAVVVGDGAVGLCGVAAARRLGAERIVAVGHHEDRLGIAEEFGATHTVAERGEAAVNEVLAITDGGANHVLECVGAASAMETAVGVARPGGTVGYVGVPHGMDGGVDLFPFFGDNVALRGGVAPVRAYAEELMADVLQGTLDPAPVFTETVDLDGVPEGYRMMDEREAVKVLVKPWA